The Microlunatus soli genome contains the following window.
GAGAGGCCCTTGCCGAACACCTCGCTGCCGGATTTCAGCGACGCCGAGACCAACCAGATGAACGGGTAGATCCAGACTGCCGCGATCAACGCCAGCACCACACCGGTGATCACGGTGCGCAGTCGTCCGCGGGTGTGGATCCGTGGTCGAGAGGGCTGTGCGGTGCTGTCGACGGAGGGCGCGGTCCGGGGCAGGGTTGCCGTCATCAGGCCCCCATCCGTCGCCGCGCCCAGCGGACGCCGACCGCCTGACCGACGGCGATGATCATGGTCAGCAGTCCGAACAGCACCGCCGCGGCCGAGGCGTAGCCCAGCTGCGGGACGGTCGCGCCGAATGCGGTCCGGAAGATGTAGATCTCGATCACCTCGGAGGAGAACGACGGGCCGCCACCGGTCAGGGTCTGCATCAGATCGAAGACGTTCAGTCCGGAGACGGTGTCGATCAAGGTGATGATCACCAGGAACGGCAGCAGCAGCGGCAGCGTGATGTGCCGGAACTCCGCGACCGGGCCGGCGCGGTCGATCAGCGCCGCTTCGTGCACGTCCTGCGGCACGGTCTGCAACGCCGCCAGCCAGTAGATCAGCGTGATGCCGAGCCACTTCCACACCCAGACGGCGATTCCGGCGTACAGCGAGGTGCCGGAGGTCGCGACGAAGTTGACCGGGTCCTGCAGCAGACCAGCCTTGATCAACGCTGCGTTGACCGGACCGCTGCCGTCCAGGATCAGGGTGAAGACGATGCCGACGATAGCGC
Protein-coding sequences here:
- a CDS encoding carbohydrate ABC transporter permease, producing the protein MTAALGDLRRSTAGTSRKRGHLRRNWWIYLFLLPTVLGYGGYTVYPLVASWWYAFLDWPGFADAGTFIGIENFSRLLSDDLFWNAFGNSLLFLIIAVPLRVGLALLLALVLNSARTPFRGFFRTLFFLPVVTTGAIVGIVFTLILDGSGPVNAALIKAGLLQDPVNFVATSGTSLYAGIAVWVWKWLGITLIYWLAALQTVPQDVHEAALIDRAGPVAEFRHITLPLLLPFLVIITLIDTVSGLNVFDLMQTLTGGGPSFSSEVIEIYIFRTAFGATVPQLGYASAAAVLFGLLTMIIAVGQAVGVRWARRRMGA